From the Leptolyngbya sp. O-77 genome, one window contains:
- a CDS encoding S8 family serine peptidase → MTTPGNSPYSSSGQPETTGRYLVLLDTDNIDDGLRTMDDSAGIRHFAHSADFRDHSPSGEQLASEDSLVFDELGVAVVTMEPGQAQALNAATMRGGAVIAVEPERVVRAIEEPDPDAYLPAPPRFTDKEIMTIPVDYLKGYRDAVNHLVDRLLPKEQEAESVLGRGGAVADGSITWGLDVTKASTSQYSGLGLKVAVLDTGFDLTHPDFVGRAVSSKSFIEGEEVQDGNGHGTHCIGTACGSKLPEILPRYGVAYNSEIYAGKVLSNEGSGADGGILAGINWAIASGCQIISMSLGAMVLPGQSHSAVYENVGRRALRRGSLIIAAAGNDSFRQFGVIVPVSHPANCPSIMAIAALRPQPKDGPPSPTAASTATVGRSTWRLLA, encoded by the coding sequence ATGACGACACCCGGAAACAGCCCCTATTCCTCGTCAGGACAGCCCGAAACCACTGGCAGGTATCTTGTCCTTCTAGATACCGACAATATCGATGACGGACTCCGCACGATGGACGATTCGGCGGGGATTCGCCATTTTGCCCATTCTGCGGACTTTCGCGACCATTCTCCCAGTGGCGAGCAGCTAGCCAGCGAAGACTCGCTCGTCTTTGATGAGCTGGGCGTGGCGGTTGTGACAATGGAGCCAGGTCAGGCGCAAGCGCTGAATGCGGCGACGATGCGCGGTGGCGCGGTGATTGCGGTAGAGCCAGAGCGGGTCGTGCGGGCGATTGAGGAGCCAGACCCCGATGCCTATTTGCCTGCTCCACCCAGATTTACAGACAAGGAAATCATGACTATCCCCGTGGACTACCTCAAGGGCTATCGGGATGCGGTAAATCATCTGGTCGATCGGCTACTGCCGAAAGAGCAGGAGGCAGAGTCGGTGCTGGGTCGCGGCGGGGCCGTTGCCGATGGCTCCATCACCTGGGGGCTGGATGTGACGAAAGCCAGCACCTCGCAATATAGCGGGCTGGGGCTAAAGGTTGCCGTGCTGGATACGGGCTTTGATCTGACCCATCCCGATTTTGTGGGGCGGGCGGTGTCTAGCAAGTCCTTTATTGAGGGCGAAGAGGTGCAGGACGGCAACGGCCACGGGACACACTGCATTGGCACGGCCTGCGGATCGAAACTGCCGGAGATTTTGCCGCGCTATGGCGTTGCCTATAATTCCGAAATCTATGCAGGCAAGGTGCTGAGCAATGAGGGCAGCGGCGCAGACGGCGGCATTTTGGCGGGTATCAACTGGGCGATCGCCAGTGGATGTCAGATTATCTCCATGTCGCTGGGGGCAATGGTGCTGCCTGGTCAGAGCCATTCTGCGGTATACGAAAATGTGGGTCGGCGAGCCCTGCGGCGCGGCAGTTTAATCATTGCGGCAGCGGGTAATGACAGCTTTCGGCAGTTTGGCGTGATTGTCCCCGTCAGCCATCCGGCCAATTGCCCCTCGATTATGGCGATCGCCGCCCTGCGCCCCCAACCTAAAGATGGGCCCCCTTCTCCAACGGCGGCATCAACCGCAACGGTGGGCAGATCGACTTGGCGGCTCCTGGCGTAG
- a CDS encoding S8 family serine peptidase yields the protein MAAPGVDVYSSWPMPTRYSTISGTSMATPHVAGLAALHAEATGARGRELWAQLTQRAWRLSLPSRDVGSGLAQAPD from the coding sequence TTGGCGGCTCCTGGCGTAGACGTATACTCTAGCTGGCCCATGCCCACCCGCTACAGCACCATCAGCGGCACCAGCATGGCCACGCCCCACGTCGCCGGACTGGCCGCCCTCCACGCCGAAGCCACGGGCGCACGCGGCCGGGAACTGTGGGCCCAATTGACTCAGCGGGCCTGGCGTTTGTCGCTGCCGTCGCGGGACGTAGGCAGTGGCCTGGCGCAAGCGCCGGATTGA